tgagttactcttttttccagttctctagCCAGGGCAGAGTGCGGGCAGAGTGAGTGAATGACTGTGTGATACTCAGGAGCCCACTGGATTAAACAGCCACTGTTTATATTGGATTTCTCCAGGGTGCCATCTTGTATACAAACATTATGTACAACgaaaaaaatgtgaatgctCTTTTTGTAATACTCATTTCAGTACAAAGGGGGAAGGTGATTTTCAATTTTCTACTATATGTCATCCAGTGTCTGTGTCCTGTGTCCCTGAGTGTaacatgaagaaatgaagagcGTTTGAGAattcattagaaaaaataaaaaagaaaatgagagattcTTATTGAGCATACAAGAATTTGGAGGGCTGTGATATGAATGGAGTGGATAAGGGTAGAGGTAGGAAAAGAAAGTTTGGAATGATCTACATTTTTTTGTGGAACAATTTCCACCTATCTGAAATTCACactcaattttctttttgctgatgCTTTGTCATGAGCACActaaaatgtttggaaaaaggGTCTTTCAGCTCCTACTTAGAGCCAAATGATCTGAGCTTATGTCGCAGAGCTTGTGGTTACTGCTCTTTTAATGACAATATTGCTGCACTATAGTCAATGGCTGTAGGTTTATCTGTTGTGTTTGACATGGCCAACTTCAACTTTGTTCTGAAACTGATCTGTTCTGCAGCTTCTGCCTCTACTACCATGCCACCAGCTTCCTTgtctgacatcatgggccaatgTAGTAAGACAGcaagcattacttttggggcAGCCCTCTACTTTCAGAGTAGCTTTAATGTTGGGCAATAAAATGCCAGTAAGCACATGACACGCTGCAATTCTGGTTAGAGCTGCAGcagagtttattttcttcctggtaGCTGACATGGcgctgtgttttggatttagggtgagaaaaatgttgataacgtgaatatttatttgttgcagaacagtgcttaCAGAAAGTCAAGGACTTTTCAACACCTCATAGTGCTTTGCTGTGAGGAGGCTGGGAGTGCAGAAGAATCTGTGAGGGAATAGTATCAAGGCAGCTAACAGAAAGTGTCCACGAGATACTCCAAACCATGTGGTCTTGCTGAACAATAAAACTGGGGTGAGTAGGCTGGGGAGGATGGGGGCACTCAGTAGGTGATGAGCAATTGCACTgcagcacttttaaaaatattctttcattatTACTATTTAGCTTTGATTTTCCGTGCTGTTGagctgtctttatctcaacccagAGTcactctgtttttcattttgctccTGAATCACCCTGCAGGCAGAATAAGTGAATGACTGTGCGATACTCAGTTGCACACTGCTTATTTTGGATTTCTTTCAGGTTCCATCTTGTATACAACAATTGAACACAATCAAAAAAATGTGAATGCTCTTTTTAAAAGACTCATTTCAATACAAAGGGGGAAgatgattttcagttttctacTACGTGTCATCCAGCGTCTGTGTCCTGTGTCCCTGAGTGTaacatgaagaaatgaagagcGTTTGAgaattcattagaaaaaaaaaaataaataaaaaatagtgaGTAAGATTCTTATTGAGTATCTAAGAATTTGGTGGGCTGTGGTAGGAATGGAGTGGATAAGAGTAGAGATAGAAAAAGTAAGTTTGAAATGACCTAGTTTTTTGTGGAACACTTTCCACTTATCTGAAATtcacattcagttttctttttgctgatgCTATGTCATGTGTACActaaaatgtttggaaaaagtGTCTTTCAGGTCCTACTTAGAGCCAAATTATCTAAGCTTATGTCACCTAACAGAGATTGTGATTATTGCAATGCAGATGGGAGTAGAAATAGTGTTTCCAAACAATTACAATGTGGAACAGAGGAACAATgaattacaaaagaaatgttgaaattaaaaacaacccACATAGAACACATGTGGAATCATGTGCTACAGTCATGGAAAAATAGATTAGTACTTGAACTAAAGACAACCTTGTAGCACTGTAAAGAgtatattttcctttatctgtTGTATTTGACATAGCCAATTTCAACCTTGTTGAATTTCAAGAGATTCTGAGAGCTGTGGTCCAGTGTGTGTTCTAAGTAGCTCATTCCAGTGCACTAAAAGAGCAAGGCAATTCCTGCAGTCCTGGGCAGGTGAGTGGAATGATTGCTGTTTATCCCCATCTCATTTCCTTGCTAGTGGTGAACATGATCATGAATTCCCAATGGGTGcctgcatacacacacacacacacacacacacacacacagagccacAAACGGATCAGCATGGACAGAAGGACACTCTATTTACAAGTCTCCACACAACACAGACAGCGTGAATGCCTATCTTTACTAAGAGAAAATACCCTTTGTGAGCTTATCAGTCTAGACCCTGGGTCTCTACAGTTATGGCCTCCCAGGCTGCTGATCTTTTCAATATCTGTCTTGCAGAGTCCCTTCTGTGTATTTGGTAGCTAGACATTGGACTCACGGTGTCTCCAGTGACTTGTTTTTCCACTCTGGTTGCTCCAGTTTTTGTCCAATACAGGTCTCTCACTCCAGAATCTGGTTTTCAGGCCTCTTGTCATAATCAATGGCCTTATGTTCACTACCATACCACTTACACATATGCATACGCACAGATCAGAGGGAAAAACTTATGCCCAGAAATAGACAACCTATCTCAAGGCAGCACATTGTGCAAAGTAGTTGGAACCAGGCTTTTTCTAGCAATGCCCAGAGACAGGAAAGTAGACAACAGGCATCAACTGAAACAAAGAGTCTGTCAGGAAACAATTACTGTGTGTGTGACAGAGCAACGGTGGATTGCTGAAGAGCTACCCAGAGAGTCACCCTCTGCAGTGTAATTCAGAAGCCCTCTGGTCatgatcctggaaaatcaatACTAGATGGTCCTTCATGAGAAAGTGGATGTTGGACCAGTCAAACTCCAGAGACCCCTTATGACCtcaaggattctgtgattctctggagggaaaataattaaacagaaaGGTAGGACAGGAAGTAATAATCAGGTGCAGTGGTTGACCAGACTCGCCAGGGGTCAGGCATCTGTATAGTGTGCTGCTTATATGATCTTGTCCTTGTAGAGTTTGTCCTTAcatttggagagaagaaatggTTCTGGAAAATTTGGATATAGTGATATTTATAGAGAGagtttttttaaatgctttcttcagtTCCTGATTCCTCAGGCAGTAAATGAAGGGGTTTAACATGGGTGTGACAATAGCATACACAACTGACACAAGTTTATTCATGTCATAAGAAGAGATTTTCTTGGGCCGGGCATACATGAAGAGAGtggctgagaagaaaataatgaccACAGTGAGATGGGAAGCACATGTGGAGAAGGCTTTCTTCTTACTTTGTGTGGTGGGGATGTGCAGGATTGTTGTGATAATTAATAGGTAGGAGACAACAGTGATGGAGAGGGGAACAAGCAGGATGAACAAAGCCAACACAAAATCCACCATCTCTGCCACTGACACATCAGTGCAGGCAAGGTTTAGCACTGGGCTGATATCACAGAAGAAATGGTTAATAACATGGGAACCACAAAACTCCAACTGAGAGATGAAGGAGATCTTGATCAAGGACACAGTGAACCCAGTGAACCAGGAGAGAGCTATCAGGCATACACACATCTGGTATGTCATGATGAGGAGATAGCGTAGTGGTTGACAGATGGCCACATAGCGATCGTACGCCATGGCAGAGAGGAGGACACATTCAGTGCAcatgaaagaactgaagaaaaagagttgGGTCATGCATCCAGCAAAGGAAATGCTCCTGTCTTCTGCAATGAAGTTTGCCAAGAGTTTGGGGACAGTGACGGAGATGTACCAGACCTCAATGAA
This Lagopus muta isolate bLagMut1 chromosome 10, bLagMut1 primary, whole genome shotgun sequence DNA region includes the following protein-coding sequences:
- the LOC125698050 gene encoding olfactory receptor 6B1-like, translated to MEKKNSTQTNMFLLLGFPGLVDFKVLLFTVLLLTYVVTVVENVLIISLIKANRELCKPMYFFLGQLCFIEVWYISVTVPKLLANFIAEDRSISFAGCMTQLFFFSSFMCTECVLLSAMAYDRYVAICQPLRYLLIMTYQMCVCLIALSWFTGFTVSLIKISFISQLEFCGSHVINHFFCDISPVLNLACTDVSVAEMVDFVLALFILLVPLSITVVSYLLIITTILHIPTTQSKKKAFSTCASHLTVVIIFFSATLFMYARPKKISSYDMNKLVSVVYAIVTPMLNPFIYCLRNQELKKAFKKTLSINITISKFSRTISSLQM